From a single Rutidosis leptorrhynchoides isolate AG116_Rl617_1_P2 chromosome 5, CSIRO_AGI_Rlap_v1, whole genome shotgun sequence genomic region:
- the LOC139848854 gene encoding MYB-like transcription factor EOBII: protein MHPRVSWSKIAKHLPGRTDNEIKNYWRTRIQKHIKQAENFSAQTSSGHTYQATTSSTQTCNAINPMESTYSPPYDNFQELSGPFPTETNENMWSMEDLWSMQLLNHD from the exons ATGCATCCGAGAGTCTC GTGGTCAAAAATTGCAAAACATCTACCGGGAAGAACAGATAACGAGATTAAAAACTATTGGAGAACCAGGATACAAAAGCACATCAAACAAGCCGAAAATTTTAGCGCGCAAACATCATCAGGGCACACGTATCAAGCCACAACGAGCTCAACACAAACATGTAACGCTATAAATCCAATGGAGTCAACGTACTCACCACCGTACGACAATTTTCAAGAACTTTCAGGTCCATTTCCAACTGAAACAAATGAGAACATGTGGAGTATGGAGGATTTATGGTCTATGCAGTTACTAAATCACGATTAA
- the LOC139850246 gene encoding uncharacterized protein: protein MKLHDQDLLFGCDITPPNVRSKIVQPSKPATFADLAREFQTPSP, encoded by the exons ATGAAGCTCCATGATCAAGACTTGCTCTTCGGTTGTGATATTACCCCTCCTAACGTCAGGTCGAAGATAGTTCAACCATCTAAGCCTGCAACTTTT GCTGATCTAGCAAGAGAGTTCCAAACACCTTCACCATGA